A genomic stretch from Mycobacterium cookii includes:
- a CDS encoding glycosyltransferase family 4 protein, with translation MRIGMVCPYSFDVPGGVQSHVLQLAEAMRERGNEVSVLAPSSPHVKLPEFVVSAGRAVPIPYNGSVARLQISPSVHGKVRRWLAEGDFDVLHLHEPNAPSVSMWALRIAEGPIVATFHTSTTKSLTLSVVQGLLRPMQEKIVGRIAVSDLARRWQMEALGSDAVEIPNGVDVASFESAPLMPGYPRPGKTVLFLGRYDEPRKGMAVLADALPVLVERFPGLQVLIVGRGSEDELRTKVGRLAGHLRFLGLVDDAAKASALRSADVYCAPHTGGESFGIVLVEAMAAGTPVVASDLHAFRQVLRDGEAGRLVAVDDSAALAAGLIAVLENDALAKRYAAAGSEAVRRYDWSVVANQIMRVYETVAVAGSKVEVAS, from the coding sequence ATGCGAATCGGGATGGTGTGTCCGTACTCCTTCGACGTACCCGGCGGCGTGCAGTCGCACGTGCTACAACTCGCCGAGGCAATGCGCGAACGCGGCAACGAGGTCAGCGTGCTGGCGCCGTCGTCGCCGCATGTCAAATTGCCCGAGTTCGTCGTCTCGGCCGGCCGGGCAGTGCCGATTCCCTACAACGGCTCGGTCGCCCGCTTGCAGATCAGCCCGAGCGTGCACGGCAAGGTCAGGCGCTGGCTGGCCGAGGGCGACTTCGACGTGCTGCATCTGCACGAACCCAACGCACCGAGCGTGTCGATGTGGGCGCTGCGGATCGCCGAGGGTCCCATCGTGGCCACCTTTCACACCTCGACCACCAAATCGCTGACGCTCTCGGTGGTTCAGGGCCTACTGCGGCCCATGCAGGAGAAGATCGTCGGCCGCATCGCCGTGTCCGACTTGGCCCGACGCTGGCAGATGGAAGCGCTGGGCTCCGACGCGGTGGAGATTCCCAACGGTGTCGACGTGGCGTCTTTCGAATCGGCGCCGCTGATGCCGGGCTATCCACGCCCAGGCAAGACCGTGCTCTTTCTCGGCCGCTACGACGAACCGCGCAAAGGCATGGCCGTGCTCGCCGACGCGCTGCCGGTGCTCGTCGAGCGTTTCCCCGGGCTGCAGGTGCTGATCGTCGGTCGCGGCAGCGAAGACGAGTTGCGGACCAAGGTCGGCAGGTTGGCCGGGCACCTGCGTTTCCTGGGTCTGGTCGACGACGCCGCCAAGGCGTCGGCGCTGCGCAGTGCTGATGTCTACTGCGCGCCGCACACCGGCGGGGAAAGCTTCGGCATCGTGCTCGTCGAGGCGATGGCAGCCGGCACTCCTGTGGTGGCCAGCGATCTGCATGCGTTCCGGCAGGTGCTGCGGGACGGAGAGGCCGGACGACTGGTGGCCGTCGACGACAGCGCCGCGCTGGCCGCCGGGCTGATCGCGGTGCTGGAGAACGACGCGCTCGCCAAGCGCTACGCCGCGGCCGGCTCCGAGGCGGTGCGCCGCTACGACTGGTCGGTGGTGGCCAACCAGATCATGCGCGTCTACGAGACGGTCGCCGTGGCCGGCAGCAAGGTCGAGGTGGCCAGTTGA
- a CDS encoding NUDIX hydrolase — translation MTLILVLGLVALLLVVLGFAVWGFRTANRLDRLHVRYDLSWQALDGALARRAVVARAVATNAFGGGADAELVGLADAAERAPRRTREACENKLSAALSMVDPGSVPAGLIAELADAETRVLLARRFHNDAVRDTLALRDRRLVRLFRLAGTAALPSYFEIAERSQAQRHADHRGAARRTSARVVLLDETGAVLLLCGSDPATSDDDAAAGKPRWWFTVGGQVGDGESLAQAAARELAEETGLQVDAAEMIGPIWRRDAVFDFNGAAIDSEEFFFVHRTRRFEPSITGRTELESRYIHGHRWCDPADIADLAAAGETVYPLQLSELLTEAVLSAGSPDQPRQLQSIR, via the coding sequence TTGACGCTCATCCTCGTCCTCGGGCTGGTTGCGTTGCTGCTGGTCGTCCTCGGGTTCGCGGTGTGGGGATTCCGCACCGCCAATCGGCTCGACCGGCTGCACGTGCGTTACGACCTGTCCTGGCAGGCCCTGGATGGCGCGCTGGCGCGACGGGCGGTGGTGGCCCGCGCGGTCGCGACGAACGCCTTCGGCGGCGGCGCTGACGCCGAGTTGGTGGGACTGGCCGACGCGGCTGAGCGCGCGCCGCGGCGAACCCGCGAAGCGTGCGAGAACAAGCTGTCGGCCGCGCTGTCGATGGTCGATCCGGGGTCGGTGCCCGCGGGCCTGATCGCCGAGCTCGCCGACGCCGAGACCCGGGTGCTGCTGGCCCGCCGCTTCCACAACGACGCTGTCCGCGACACGCTCGCGCTGCGTGACCGACGCCTCGTCCGGCTGTTCAGGCTGGCCGGAACAGCCGCATTGCCAAGCTATTTCGAGATCGCTGAGCGGTCGCAGGCACAACGGCACGCCGATCACCGCGGAGCCGCCCGTCGCACGTCGGCGCGGGTGGTACTGCTCGACGAAACCGGCGCGGTGTTGCTGTTGTGCGGATCGGATCCGGCGACGTCCGACGACGACGCCGCCGCGGGGAAGCCCCGGTGGTGGTTCACCGTGGGCGGGCAGGTCGGTGACGGGGAGTCGCTGGCCCAAGCCGCCGCGCGTGAGCTGGCCGAGGAGACCGGCCTGCAGGTCGACGCCGCCGAGATGATCGGACCAATCTGGCGGCGCGATGCGGTGTTCGACTTCAACGGCGCGGCGATCGACAGCGAGGAGTTCTTCTTCGTCCACCGCACCCGGCGATTCGAGCCGTCCATTACCGGACGCACCGAGCTGGAGAGCCGCTATATCCACGGCCACCGCTGGTGTGACCCTGCTGACATCGCCGACCTCGCCGCCGCCGGCGAGACGGTGTATCCGCTTCAGCTCTCCGAACTGCTCACCGAGGCGGTTTTGTCGGCCGGGTCGCCGGATCAGCCCCGGCAACTGCAGTCCATCCGCTGA
- the pdxS gene encoding pyridoxal 5'-phosphate synthase lyase subunit PdxS, giving the protein MDSAAHNGTGRTGTARVKRGMAEMLKGGVIMDVVTPEQARIAEGAGAVAVMALERVPADIRAQGGVSRMSDPDMIEGIISAVTIPVMAKARIGHFVEAQILQSLGVDYVDESEVLTPADYTHHIDKWKFTVPFVCGATNLGEALRRINEGAAMIRSKGEAGTGDVSNATTHMRAIGGEIRRLGSLSDDELYVAAKELAAPYELVVEVARAGKLPVTLFTAGGIATPADAAMMMQLGAEGVFVGSGIFKSGDPAQRAAAIVKATTFYDDPDVLARVSRGLGEPMVGINVEELAAPHRLAERGW; this is encoded by the coding sequence GTGGATAGCGCGGCGCACAACGGCACCGGGCGGACCGGAACCGCGCGGGTCAAGCGCGGCATGGCCGAAATGCTCAAGGGCGGCGTGATCATGGACGTCGTCACGCCGGAGCAGGCCCGCATCGCCGAGGGCGCCGGCGCCGTCGCGGTGATGGCGCTCGAGCGGGTGCCTGCCGACATTCGCGCTCAGGGCGGGGTGTCGCGCATGAGCGACCCCGACATGATCGAGGGCATCATCTCCGCGGTCACCATCCCGGTGATGGCCAAGGCCCGGATCGGGCACTTCGTCGAGGCGCAGATCCTGCAGAGCCTCGGGGTCGACTACGTCGACGAGTCCGAGGTGCTGACACCCGCCGACTACACCCATCACATCGACAAGTGGAAGTTCACCGTGCCGTTCGTCTGCGGTGCGACGAATCTCGGTGAGGCGCTGCGGCGGATCAACGAGGGCGCGGCGATGATCCGCTCCAAGGGCGAGGCCGGCACCGGCGACGTGTCCAACGCCACCACCCACATGCGCGCCATCGGGGGAGAGATCCGTCGGCTGGGTTCGCTGTCGGACGACGAATTGTACGTCGCGGCAAAGGAACTCGCGGCACCCTACGAGCTGGTCGTCGAAGTCGCCAGGGCGGGAAAGCTGCCGGTCACGCTGTTCACCGCGGGCGGCATCGCCACCCCGGCCGACGCGGCGATGATGATGCAGCTGGGTGCCGAGGGCGTGTTCGTCGGCTCGGGAATCTTCAAGTCCGGCGACCCGGCGCAGCGCGCGGCGGCGATCGTCAAGGCCACCACCTTCTACGACGACCCCGACGTGTTGGCTCGGGTGTCTCGCGGGCTCGGTGAGCCGATGGTCGGCATCAACGTGGAGGAGCTTGCGGCACCGCATCGGCTGGCCGAACGCGGCTGGTAA
- the tesB gene encoding acyl-CoA thioesterase II, translating into MSIEKILDLEQLEINIYRGSVFGPESGNFQRTFGGQVAGQSLVSAVRTVDPHFLVHSLHGYFIRPGDSSAPTIFIVERLRDGGSFCTRRVNAIQHGQTIFSMSASFQTDQEGIHHQDVMPFAPPPDGLPGLKSMKVFDDEGFKQFGEWDIRIVPRDQLHTLPGKAAQQQVWFRHRDPLPDDPVLHICALAYMSDLTLLGSAQVTHLDEREHLQVASLDHAMWFMRAFRADEWLLYDQSSPSACGGRALCQGKIFNQYGEMVAAVMQEGLTRFPSEHQ; encoded by the coding sequence GTGTCGATCGAAAAGATCCTCGATCTCGAGCAGCTCGAGATCAACATCTACCGCGGCAGCGTGTTCGGCCCGGAATCGGGCAACTTTCAGCGCACCTTCGGTGGCCAGGTTGCCGGCCAGTCGCTGGTGTCGGCAGTACGCACCGTCGATCCACACTTCTTGGTGCACTCGCTGCACGGCTACTTCATCCGGCCCGGAGACTCCTCAGCGCCAACGATTTTCATCGTCGAGCGGCTGCGTGACGGCGGTTCGTTCTGCACCCGCCGGGTCAACGCGATCCAGCACGGCCAGACGATCTTCTCCATGTCGGCGTCGTTTCAGACCGATCAGGAGGGCATCCACCATCAGGATGTGATGCCGTTTGCGCCGCCGCCGGACGGCCTGCCCGGGCTGAAGTCGATGAAGGTGTTCGACGACGAGGGGTTCAAGCAGTTCGGCGAGTGGGACATCCGGATCGTGCCGCGCGACCAACTGCACACCCTGCCCGGCAAGGCGGCCCAGCAGCAGGTGTGGTTCCGGCACCGCGATCCGCTGCCTGACGACCCGGTGCTGCACATCTGCGCGCTGGCGTACATGAGCGATCTCACCCTGTTGGGGTCGGCGCAGGTGACCCATCTTGACGAGCGGGAGCACCTCCAGGTCGCCTCGCTTGACCACGCGATGTGGTTCATGCGGGCGTTTCGCGCCGACGAGTGGCTGCTCTACGACCAGTCCTCGCCGTCGGCCTGCGGCGGCCGCGCGCTGTGCCAGGGCAAGATCTTCAACCAGTACGGCGAAATGGTCGCCGCCGTCATGCAGGAGGGGCTGACTCGCTTCCCGAGCGAGCACCAGTGA
- the pdxT gene encoding pyridoxal 5'-phosphate synthase glutaminase subunit PdxT translates to MSAVRIGVLALQGDTREHLAALRDCGAESMPVRRPAELDAVDGLVLPGGESTTISHLLREVGLLEPLRARLAGGLPAYGACAGMILLASEILDAGTRGREALPLAGIDITVRRNAFGRQVDSFEGDVAFSGFDDPVHGIFIRAPWVERVGDGVQVLATAVGHPVAVRQGPVLATAFHPEITGDRRIHRLFVDIVNGRR, encoded by the coding sequence GTGAGCGCCGTGCGCATCGGTGTGCTGGCGCTGCAGGGCGACACCCGCGAACACCTGGCGGCGCTGCGCGATTGTGGAGCCGAGTCGATGCCGGTGCGCCGCCCTGCCGAGTTGGACGCCGTTGACGGGCTGGTACTTCCCGGTGGCGAGTCCACCACGATCAGCCATCTGCTGCGCGAGGTCGGTCTGCTCGAGCCGCTGCGCGCTCGGCTGGCCGGCGGACTACCCGCCTACGGCGCCTGCGCTGGGATGATCTTGTTGGCCAGCGAGATTCTCGACGCCGGCACCCGCGGCCGTGAAGCCCTGCCGCTGGCCGGTATCGATATCACGGTGCGGCGCAATGCTTTTGGCCGACAGGTCGACTCGTTTGAAGGTGACGTCGCGTTTTCCGGGTTCGACGATCCGGTGCACGGCATCTTCATCCGGGCGCCGTGGGTCGAGCGGGTCGGCGACGGTGTGCAGGTGCTCGCAACGGCCGTCGGCCACCCCGTCGCGGTGCGGCAGGGGCCGGTGCTGGCCACGGCATTTCATCCGGAGATCACCGGCGACCGTCGAATCCACCGGCTGTTCGTCGACATCGTCAACGGCCGGCGCTGA
- a CDS encoding oxygenase MpaB family protein — MVAGPDGPKARERIHHTPGPRWFAEDRPIRRVHADASMFVGGLRALLLQSLHPLAMAGVAEHSNYRDDPWGRLQRTSTFLAETTFGSAVDAQRAVDRVRGIHRRVHGVAADGRSYTATDPHLLEWVHIAEADSFLKAHQLYGAAPLDQAGRDGYVADMAEIAARLGVVDPPRTEEELAQRLDAFRPELRSTAAARDAARFLLLTPPLPLAARAPYGALTATAVAMLPLWARIPLLLPYFPPVELTVVRGVGRVLVGGIRWALPAPESPVSAGR; from the coding sequence ATGGTCGCCGGGCCTGATGGTCCGAAAGCGCGTGAACGCATCCACCACACCCCGGGACCGCGGTGGTTCGCCGAGGACCGTCCGATCCGTCGAGTCCACGCCGACGCCTCGATGTTCGTCGGCGGATTGCGGGCGTTGCTGTTGCAGTCGCTGCATCCGCTGGCGATGGCCGGCGTTGCTGAGCACTCCAACTATCGCGACGACCCGTGGGGTCGGCTGCAGCGAACCAGCACCTTCCTGGCCGAGACCACGTTCGGGTCCGCGGTGGATGCGCAGCGCGCCGTCGATCGCGTCCGCGGAATTCATCGGCGGGTGCACGGGGTCGCCGCCGACGGACGGTCCTATACCGCCACCGACCCGCACCTGTTGGAGTGGGTGCACATCGCCGAAGCCGACAGCTTTCTGAAGGCCCATCAGCTTTATGGCGCCGCCCCGCTGGACCAGGCCGGTCGCGACGGCTACGTCGCGGACATGGCGGAGATCGCTGCCAGGCTCGGCGTGGTCGACCCGCCACGCACCGAAGAAGAGCTGGCCCAGCGACTTGATGCGTTTCGGCCGGAGTTGCGCAGCACGGCGGCAGCTCGCGACGCCGCCCGATTCCTGTTGCTGACGCCGCCGCTGCCATTGGCGGCCCGGGCGCCCTACGGCGCGCTGACGGCGACCGCAGTGGCGATGCTGCCGTTGTGGGCGCGCATACCGCTGTTGCTGCCGTACTTCCCGCCGGTCGAGCTGACTGTGGTGCGCGGAGTGGGACGCGTCCTGGTCGGCGGCATCAGGTGGGCGTTGCCCGCACCCGAAAGCCCCGTCAGCGCCGGCCGTTGA